From a single Polynucleobacter asymbioticus QLW-P1DMWA-1 genomic region:
- the mraY gene encoding phospho-N-acetylmuramoyl-pentapeptide-transferase — protein MLLILAQWLQDDFGFFRVFNYITFRAVMATVTALLIGLAAGPWVIRKLSELKMGQAVRTDGPLTHLVKSGTPTMGGVLILIGIFVSCMLWADLSNRFIWIVMIVTFGFGAVGWVDDYRKVVRKDPKGMASREKFFWQTLIGLFAAIYLAFSVSEINNLKVLELFFEWVKSGFALDLPAKTNLLLPFMKEVSYPLGMMGFIILSYLVIVGSSNAVNLTDGLDGLVIMPVILVGAALGAFAYVMGNAIYAKYLLFPYIPGAGELMIFCGAMGGAGLAFLWYNTHPAQVFMGDVGALALGGALGTIAVIVRQEIVLFVMGGIFVAETVSVMMQVVWFKITKKHFGEGRRIFRMAPLHHHFELGGWKETQVVVRFWIITILLVLIGLSSLKLR, from the coding sequence ATGCTCTTAATTTTGGCGCAGTGGTTACAAGACGATTTTGGTTTTTTCCGCGTCTTTAATTACATCACTTTTAGGGCGGTGATGGCTACAGTTACAGCATTGCTGATTGGCTTAGCTGCGGGTCCTTGGGTAATTCGTAAGTTGAGCGAATTAAAGATGGGCCAGGCTGTACGTACCGACGGGCCTCTAACCCATCTAGTGAAATCAGGTACACCAACAATGGGTGGTGTATTGATATTAATTGGTATTTTTGTATCGTGCATGTTGTGGGCTGATTTGAGCAATCGCTTTATTTGGATTGTGATGATTGTGACGTTTGGATTTGGCGCTGTAGGTTGGGTTGATGACTACCGTAAAGTAGTGCGTAAAGATCCTAAAGGAATGGCCTCCAGAGAAAAATTCTTTTGGCAAACTTTGATTGGCTTGTTTGCAGCAATTTACTTGGCATTTTCAGTTTCAGAAATCAATAACCTGAAAGTTCTCGAGTTATTTTTTGAGTGGGTCAAGAGTGGATTTGCATTAGACCTGCCCGCAAAAACCAACTTATTGTTGCCATTTATGAAAGAGGTCAGCTATCCCTTGGGAATGATGGGCTTCATTATTTTGAGTTACTTAGTCATTGTTGGTAGTAGTAATGCAGTCAATCTTACGGATGGATTAGATGGCTTGGTCATCATGCCTGTGATTTTGGTGGGAGCTGCTTTAGGTGCTTTTGCTTATGTGATGGGTAATGCAATCTATGCCAAGTATTTATTGTTTCCCTATATTCCAGGGGCTGGTGAGCTCATGATTTTCTGCGGAGCCATGGGTGGTGCTGGCCTCGCCTTTCTTTGGTACAACACTCATCCCGCTCAAGTATTTATGGGTGATGTTGGTGCGCTTGCTTTGGGCGGTGCGCTGGGAACAATTGCTGTCATCGTGCGTCAAGAGATTGTGCTTTTCGTGATGGGCGGCATCTTTGTTGCCGAAACAGTTTCAGTAATGATGCAAGTGGTGTGGTTCAAGATCACCAAAAAACATTTTGGTGAGGGTCGCCGTATTTTTAGAATGGCGCCTTTACATCACCACTTTGAATTAGGTGGCTGGAAAGAAACTCAGGTAGTAGTTCGTTTTTGGATCATCACTATCTTGTTGGTCTTAATTGGTTTATCTAGCTTGAAATTACGGTGA
- the murD gene encoding UDP-N-acetylmuramoyl-L-alanine--D-glutamate ligase: MGLGESGIAMARWCLRNGAAVRLVDTRDRSSLSERQLALLAELEFAGLKDIHFGPLGDDLLVDIDVIGISPGLSPLQEPTQSFLVNARKSRIDIWSEIEFFARAIAALSRMAQTNESSYAAKVLAVTGTNGKTTTTALTGQLCERAGKRVAVAGNISPAALDKLMSCLEAADQLEDMPDVWVLELSSFQLVYTSSLNPTAAAVLNITQDHLDWHGEMSAYVEAKSKIFGSDTICVLNRDDSLVMGLFSEEQKAEKFTVTFGSNRPDEQGAFGIEHDLRAGGIDWLVWAEVDEDLEPKPKRRRKSAVIEEDEPLRLKRLIPADALRIRGRHNALNALAALALARAANLPMNVLLHGLRDYHGEPHRVQSIAIVNDVEYVDDSKGTNVGATVAAINGLGSNESGKRIWLIAGGEGKGQDFSPLREPALRFVKGVFVIGKDGDKIVEAMGSDIPCTNSKTLQMAVQAAAAQAVSGDLVLLSPACASLDQFRDYVERAQVFISEVEELGMRFEGVQA; encoded by the coding sequence ATGGGTTTAGGTGAATCCGGTATTGCCATGGCTAGATGGTGCCTGCGTAATGGTGCTGCAGTTCGTTTGGTCGACACACGTGACCGATCTTCTTTAAGTGAGCGTCAATTGGCTTTGCTTGCTGAGCTCGAGTTTGCAGGCCTTAAAGATATTCACTTTGGCCCTTTAGGTGATGATCTACTGGTTGATATAGATGTTATCGGTATCAGTCCTGGTCTATCACCCCTTCAAGAGCCTACCCAATCATTCTTAGTCAATGCTAGAAAATCTCGTATTGATATTTGGAGTGAAATAGAATTTTTTGCCCGGGCAATTGCTGCATTAAGTCGCATGGCACAAACAAATGAATCTAGCTATGCCGCCAAAGTATTGGCGGTTACGGGTACCAATGGAAAAACTACAACAACCGCATTAACAGGTCAACTTTGTGAGCGGGCTGGAAAACGAGTAGCTGTCGCAGGAAATATTAGTCCTGCGGCACTCGATAAGCTCATGAGTTGTCTAGAAGCTGCAGATCAACTAGAAGATATGCCTGATGTTTGGGTTTTAGAGCTATCCAGCTTCCAATTGGTTTATACAAGCAGCTTGAATCCGACAGCCGCTGCTGTTCTGAATATTACGCAAGACCATTTGGACTGGCACGGTGAGATGTCAGCTTATGTTGAGGCGAAATCTAAGATATTTGGTAGCGATACTATTTGCGTCTTAAATCGAGATGATTCCTTGGTGATGGGATTGTTTTCTGAAGAGCAAAAAGCAGAAAAATTTACTGTCACGTTTGGATCCAATAGGCCGGATGAGCAAGGCGCATTTGGTATCGAGCATGATTTACGTGCTGGTGGAATTGATTGGCTGGTATGGGCTGAAGTGGATGAAGATCTCGAGCCAAAACCAAAGCGCCGTCGTAAATCAGCTGTGATTGAGGAGGATGAGCCTTTACGTTTGAAGCGTTTAATTCCTGCAGATGCTTTACGTATTCGTGGACGTCACAATGCATTAAATGCACTAGCAGCCCTTGCCTTAGCGCGCGCTGCTAACTTACCGATGAATGTCCTCTTGCATGGCTTACGTGATTACCATGGTGAGCCGCATCGTGTACAAAGCATAGCAATAGTAAATGATGTTGAATATGTGGATGACAGTAAAGGTACTAATGTAGGTGCTACTGTCGCGGCAATCAATGGCTTGGGTAGCAATGAGTCTGGAAAAAGAATTTGGTTGATTGCTGGTGGAGAAGGTAAGGGACAAGACTTTAGTCCATTACGTGAACCAGCGCTGCGATTCGTAAAAGGTGTTTTTGTCATAGGTAAAGATGGCGACAAAATTGTTGAGGCTATGGGGTCAGATATTCCGTGTACCAATAGCAAAACTTTGCAAATGGCGGTTCAAGCCGCAGCCGCTCAAGCAGTGTCAGGTGATTTAGTTTTATTGTCACCGGCTTGCGCAAGCCTAGATCAGTTCCGCGATTATGTAGAACGTGCACAAGTTTTTATCTCGGAAGTTGAAGAGTTGGGAATGCGTTTCGAAGGAGTTCAGGCATGA
- the ftsW gene encoding putative lipid II flippase FtsW: MSLKEKLFPENRLGLGRFWNFSRGGIDNFRTGLRDAVSGVEQTRSRMMEYDQLLVWAVLSLMLIGLVMVYSASITLADGPKYANYSSNFFLIRHIISLVIAIAVGIWAFKIPTKVWDRYSPVVFGFTVLLLIAVLIPGVGKGVNGAKRWIPLGVMNFQPSELMKFAAVIFAASYTVQRQEYLHSFSKGMLPMGIAVALVGGLLMKEPDMGAFVVVALIAFGILFLGGINAKLFGGLIVVGLLSGAAMIALSPFRRGRMLAFMDPWQVDNAANKGYQLTHSLMAFGRGEWFGTGLGGSVEKLHYLPEAHTDFIMAVIGEELGFIGVVVMIFLFYWIVRRAFMIGRTALQLDRSFAGLAAKGVAIWIGWQAFINMGVNLGLLPTKGLTLPLVSYGGSGILMNAVAIAMLLRIDYENRILMRGGKL; the protein is encoded by the coding sequence ATGAGCTTAAAAGAAAAATTATTTCCTGAAAATCGCTTAGGGCTAGGCCGCTTCTGGAACTTCTCCAGAGGAGGTATTGATAATTTCCGTACCGGTCTTAGGGATGCGGTATCAGGCGTTGAGCAAACTCGATCGCGCATGATGGAATACGACCAATTATTAGTTTGGGCAGTCCTATCTCTTATGTTAATTGGTTTGGTAATGGTGTATTCAGCATCCATCACTTTGGCTGATGGGCCTAAGTATGCTAACTACAGCAGCAATTTCTTTTTAATTCGCCATATCATTTCTTTGGTGATTGCAATCGCAGTTGGTATTTGGGCCTTTAAGATTCCAACCAAAGTATGGGATCGCTATTCTCCAGTTGTTTTCGGATTCACTGTATTACTTCTGATTGCAGTGCTGATACCAGGAGTTGGTAAAGGCGTTAACGGTGCTAAGCGCTGGATACCGTTAGGGGTAATGAACTTTCAGCCTTCCGAGCTCATGAAGTTTGCTGCGGTTATTTTTGCCGCAAGTTACACGGTGCAACGTCAAGAATATTTGCATTCCTTTTCGAAAGGAATGCTCCCAATGGGAATTGCGGTTGCTTTAGTTGGCGGTCTTCTCATGAAGGAGCCTGATATGGGCGCCTTTGTGGTGGTTGCATTGATTGCATTTGGAATTCTATTTTTAGGCGGCATCAACGCGAAATTATTTGGTGGTTTGATTGTGGTTGGCTTGCTGAGTGGGGCAGCCATGATTGCGTTATCTCCTTTCCGTCGTGGCCGGATGTTGGCTTTTATGGATCCATGGCAAGTTGATAACGCTGCCAACAAAGGCTACCAGTTAACCCATTCATTAATGGCCTTTGGCCGAGGCGAATGGTTTGGTACGGGCTTGGGAGGTAGCGTAGAAAAATTACATTACCTGCCTGAGGCGCACACCGATTTCATCATGGCTGTAATTGGCGAAGAGCTAGGCTTTATTGGCGTGGTCGTCATGATTTTCTTGTTCTATTGGATAGTGCGTCGCGCATTCATGATTGGGCGTACTGCGCTACAGTTAGATCGAAGCTTTGCTGGACTGGCCGCAAAAGGCGTCGCTATTTGGATTGGTTGGCAGGCCTTTATCAATATGGGTGTCAATCTCGGCTTATTGCCAACCAAAGGCTTGACTTTACCTTTAGTAAGTTACGGTGGCTCTGGCATCTTGATGAATGCAGTGGCAATTGCCATGCTACTTCGTATTGATTATGAAAACCGCATCTTGATGCGCGGAGGGAAGTTGTGA
- the murG gene encoding undecaprenyldiphospho-muramoylpentapeptide beta-N-acetylglucosaminyltransferase: MTKPSILVMAGGTGGHIFPGLAVAEYLRICGWNVSWLGNQSGMEYRLVKSCNFPFEAVEFGGLRGKGIKAKLMLPINLARACHQSWKIMRRLKPNVVLGMGGYITFPGGLISKLLKRPLVLHEANSVAGSANRALAKIAMRTLTGFPNTMENAEWVGNPIRQEFDDIAAPAERYEQRQGPLSLLVVGGSLGAAALNENIPAALALIPLEQRPTVIHQAGDKHLLDLQKRYADLGVLADIRPFIEDMPTAYAQADLVICRSGAMTVSELAACGVASCLIPFPHAIDDHQTANAQFLSDADAAVFLPQKNLNPQDLALMIQNLTRTDLKEMAVRAHALSKPHATQRVAEVCADCAGVGI, encoded by the coding sequence GTGACCAAACCCTCAATCTTAGTCATGGCTGGTGGAACTGGTGGGCATATTTTCCCAGGACTTGCTGTCGCTGAGTATTTACGAATCTGCGGGTGGAATGTATCTTGGTTAGGTAATCAAAGCGGTATGGAATATCGCCTTGTGAAGTCTTGTAACTTTCCGTTTGAGGCGGTTGAGTTTGGCGGCCTTCGAGGTAAGGGTATTAAAGCGAAGTTAATGCTACCTATTAATCTAGCTCGCGCTTGCCATCAAAGCTGGAAAATTATGCGACGCCTAAAGCCGAATGTCGTTTTAGGTATGGGCGGTTACATTACTTTCCCAGGCGGCTTAATCAGTAAATTATTAAAGCGTCCATTGGTGTTGCATGAAGCAAATTCTGTGGCCGGCAGTGCTAATCGTGCGCTAGCTAAAATTGCAATGAGGACCTTAACTGGATTTCCTAATACGATGGAAAATGCAGAATGGGTTGGTAATCCCATTCGCCAAGAGTTTGATGATATCGCTGCACCTGCAGAGCGTTACGAACAACGACAAGGGCCTTTATCTCTTTTGGTAGTTGGTGGAAGCTTAGGGGCAGCAGCGCTCAATGAAAACATTCCTGCAGCATTGGCATTAATTCCACTAGAGCAACGTCCCACAGTAATTCATCAGGCTGGAGATAAGCATTTATTGGATCTTCAAAAGCGTTACGCTGATTTGGGTGTGCTGGCAGACATACGTCCCTTTATTGAAGATATGCCCACAGCTTATGCCCAAGCGGATTTGGTCATTTGTCGATCTGGTGCAATGACGGTTTCTGAGTTGGCTGCTTGTGGCGTGGCCTCTTGCTTAATTCCGTTTCCACATGCAATTGATGACCATCAAACAGCAAATGCTCAATTTTTATCAGATGCTGATGCTGCTGTTTTTTTGCCTCAGAAAAATCTTAATCCTCAGGATTTAGCTTTGATGATTCAAAACTTAACTCGCACGGATTTAAAAGAAATGGCTGTGCGTGCTCATGCTTTGTCTAAGCCACATGCTACCCAACGAGTTGCTGAGGTGTGTGCTGATTGTGCGGGGGTAGGTATATGA
- the murC gene encoding UDP-N-acetylmuramate--L-alanine ligase, with the protein MKHIVQQIHFIGIGGTGMSGIAEVLLNLGYQVSGSDLVEGAATKRLKELGAVIHIGHDPKNVGTAEAVVISTAVAGNNPEVLAARAAKIPVIQRAVMLGELMRLKQGIAIAGTHGKTTTTSLVASVLAEGDLDPTFVIGGKLNSAGANARLGRGDFIVVEADESDASFLQLFPAMEVVTNIDADHMDTYQHDMARLKQAFVQFIQRMPFYGVAVLCIDDANVRDIIPFVSQPILRYGLSEDADIRASNVRADGTRMHFTVERRTVRRHGNKPGPLNVTLNLPGLHNVRNALAAIGIATELGVGDQAIIKALSEFSGVGRRFQRYGDIPLASGGKFTLIDDYGHHPVEMAATLAAARGAYPDRRLVLAFQPHRFTRTRDCFGEFVQVLKNFDALVLTEVYPAGEAKIPGADGKSLMKAALVDDKTSKALLNSAAVAFASSVAEMPEKLGQVLKDGDVLITMGAGSISALPHTLSEAKHV; encoded by the coding sequence ATGAAGCATATTGTTCAGCAAATTCATTTCATCGGTATCGGTGGCACTGGCATGAGCGGTATTGCCGAAGTTCTATTGAACTTGGGATATCAAGTATCAGGATCTGATTTGGTAGAGGGTGCTGCTACTAAACGCCTAAAAGAACTTGGCGCAGTAATTCATATCGGTCATGACCCTAAAAATGTTGGGACCGCTGAGGCAGTGGTTATTTCAACTGCTGTTGCAGGTAATAACCCAGAGGTTTTGGCTGCTCGCGCCGCCAAGATTCCAGTTATTCAACGTGCAGTGATGTTGGGTGAGCTGATGCGTCTTAAGCAGGGAATCGCTATTGCTGGAACTCATGGGAAAACCACCACTACTAGCTTGGTTGCTTCAGTGCTTGCTGAAGGCGATCTAGATCCAACCTTTGTTATTGGTGGAAAGTTAAATTCTGCTGGCGCAAATGCGCGTTTGGGTCGAGGTGACTTTATTGTGGTTGAGGCGGATGAATCAGATGCTTCTTTCCTGCAGTTATTTCCAGCCATGGAAGTGGTTACTAATATTGATGCTGATCATATGGATACTTATCAGCATGATATGGCCAGATTAAAGCAAGCATTCGTGCAATTTATACAGCGGATGCCTTTTTATGGCGTTGCAGTCTTGTGCATTGATGATGCTAATGTTCGCGACATTATTCCTTTTGTGTCTCAGCCCATCTTGCGTTACGGACTTTCTGAGGATGCAGATATTCGTGCAAGCAATGTTCGTGCCGATGGAACACGAATGCACTTTACGGTAGAGCGCCGTACTGTGCGCCGCCATGGTAATAAGCCTGGTCCATTAAATGTGACTTTGAACTTACCTGGCCTACACAATGTTCGAAATGCGCTGGCAGCCATTGGTATTGCTACAGAGTTGGGCGTTGGTGATCAAGCTATTATTAAAGCACTCTCAGAATTTAGTGGTGTTGGTCGCCGATTCCAACGCTATGGCGATATTCCACTGGCATCAGGCGGTAAATTTACCTTGATTGATGACTATGGGCATCATCCGGTAGAGATGGCTGCTACTTTAGCTGCTGCTCGCGGAGCCTATCCTGACCGTCGCTTAGTGTTAGCTTTTCAGCCGCATCGATTTACAAGAACGCGCGATTGCTTCGGGGAGTTTGTGCAAGTGCTGAAAAACTTTGATGCTTTGGTCTTGACTGAAGTATATCCAGCTGGCGAGGCAAAGATTCCTGGTGCTGACGGAAAGAGTTTGATGAAGGCTGCTCTTGTAGATGATAAAACCTCTAAAGCTTTATTAAATTCTGCTGCTGTAGCTTTTGCTTCCAGCGTTGCTGAAATGCCAGAAAAGCTTGGTCAAGTATTAAAAGATGGGGATGTATTAATTACGATGGGCGCAGGTTCAATCTCTGCTTTGCCTCACACTTTGTCGGAGGCGAAGCATGTCTAA
- a CDS encoding D-alanine--D-alanine ligase, with translation MSKQEELLIQWGDRVKACLANLDIKSLGRVGVLLGGRSGEREISLMSGNGVLQALLSKGVDAHGFDPGLRNPTELATEKFDRIFISLHGRFGEDGTIQGLLELLELPYTGSGVLASALAIDKIATKQIWISNGLSTPEYEELTAKSDWNAVVKHLGLPLIVKPAHEGSSLGLTKVKSVEELPAAYQLAAGLDKKVIAETCIVGDELTCPLVGQGNSAEALPVIKIIPPQANYDFHNKYFSDETQYLCPTGLTAEINAAVQDLALAAYQTLGCRTWGRADVMLDKKTGKPYLLEMNTSPGMTSHSLVPMAAKAAGVEYADLVLWLLSQTLLQKEGART, from the coding sequence ATGTCTAAGCAAGAGGAACTGTTAATTCAGTGGGGCGATCGTGTAAAGGCGTGCCTGGCGAATCTGGATATAAAGTCTTTAGGCCGCGTAGGAGTATTGCTTGGCGGCCGTTCTGGTGAGCGAGAGATTTCCCTGATGTCAGGCAATGGTGTTTTACAAGCCCTCCTCTCAAAAGGAGTGGATGCCCATGGCTTTGATCCTGGATTGCGTAACCCAACTGAATTAGCTACAGAAAAATTTGATCGTATTTTCATTTCTCTTCATGGTCGTTTTGGAGAGGATGGAACTATTCAAGGTTTATTGGAATTATTAGAGCTTCCCTATACCGGAAGTGGTGTCTTAGCTTCTGCCCTGGCAATCGACAAGATTGCAACTAAGCAGATCTGGATCAGTAATGGGTTATCAACCCCAGAATATGAAGAGCTGACTGCGAAGAGTGACTGGAATGCGGTAGTTAAGCATCTAGGTTTGCCGTTAATTGTGAAGCCGGCTCATGAAGGTTCTTCTTTGGGCTTAACAAAAGTGAAGTCAGTGGAAGAGCTGCCAGCTGCTTATCAGCTTGCAGCCGGTCTTGATAAAAAAGTAATCGCTGAAACCTGCATTGTTGGCGATGAGTTGACCTGTCCATTGGTAGGTCAAGGCAATAGTGCTGAGGCATTACCGGTGATTAAAATTATTCCACCTCAAGCCAATTATGATTTCCACAACAAGTATTTCTCTGATGAGACACAGTATCTCTGCCCGACCGGCTTAACGGCTGAGATAAATGCTGCCGTTCAGGATCTCGCTTTAGCTGCCTATCAGACTCTTGGTTGTCGTACATGGGGTCGCGCCGATGTCATGCTTGATAAAAAAACTGGCAAACCATACTTGTTGGAAATGAATACTTCGCCAGGAATGACATCTCATTCCTTGGTGCCGATGGCTGCGAAGGCTGCTGGTGTTGAGTATGCAGATTTAGTGCTTTGGTTATTGAGTCAAACCTTGCTGCAAAAAGAGGGCGCTCGTACATGA
- a CDS encoding cell division protein FtsQ/DivIB: MSNFMDRFGEIFAMLMSPLWNHPDRMQKLSRFLMRCFAVMLTIGILVWLSQRPVFALKQIQIEPVAGQTLKHINKSMVKQQVLETVQGNFFSVRLEDVKRGFESMPWVRHANVRRVWPNGLIVSIEEQKPFGTWGGADSHVLINNHGEIFAGRVSEINDDVILVDFRGPEDSGPEVMSLYEKANNWFKPWGAEVVSLALTERYAWHIKLSNGMKVEFGRDEESSDKTLTEERVARLFKYWPQVQEKWANRVDAVDLRYANGFAVHLASASMKKNDVDGKKSELKQ, from the coding sequence ATGAGTAATTTCATGGACCGGTTCGGCGAAATTTTCGCCATGCTCATGTCTCCGCTCTGGAATCATCCAGATCGGATGCAAAAGCTCAGCCGTTTCTTGATGCGCTGTTTTGCTGTGATGCTTACTATCGGAATATTGGTATGGCTCAGTCAGCGGCCTGTTTTTGCCTTAAAGCAAATTCAAATTGAACCAGTAGCAGGGCAGACCTTAAAGCATATTAATAAATCGATGGTGAAGCAGCAGGTTCTGGAAACTGTGCAGGGCAATTTCTTCAGCGTACGTTTAGAGGATGTCAAACGTGGCTTTGAGAGCATGCCTTGGGTGCGACATGCCAATGTTCGACGAGTTTGGCCTAATGGCCTGATTGTCAGCATTGAAGAGCAAAAGCCATTTGGTACCTGGGGCGGGGCTGATAGCCATGTCTTAATTAATAATCATGGCGAAATTTTTGCTGGTCGAGTTTCTGAAATAAATGATGATGTGATTTTGGTAGATTTTCGTGGGCCGGAAGATTCCGGGCCAGAAGTCATGAGTCTTTATGAAAAAGCGAACAACTGGTTTAAGCCTTGGGGTGCAGAGGTAGTGAGCCTTGCTTTGACCGAGCGCTATGCCTGGCACATCAAATTATCTAATGGCATGAAAGTGGAATTTGGGCGCGATGAAGAGAGCTCTGATAAGACGCTGACAGAAGAACGTGTAGCGCGACTGTTTAAGTATTGGCCACAGGTTCAGGAGAAGTGGGCTAATCGAGTAGATGCAGTAGATCTGCGTTATGCAAATGGTTTTGCAGTTCATCTTGCCTCTGCAAGTATGAAAAAAAATGATGTTGACGGCAAAAAAAGTGAGCTGAAGCAATGA
- the ftsA gene encoding cell division protein FtsA — protein MSKDNRDLLVGLDIGTSKVVALVAELAPDGQFNVVGVGQTASKGLKKGVVVNIEATVQSIQKALEEAEIMADRQIMQVFTGIAGNHIVSFNSSGMVAIRDKEVSAGDVERVLETAKAINIPTDQQILHILVQEFIIDGQEDVREPIGMSGLRLEVKVHIVTGAVSAAQNIVKCVRRCGLEVNDLILQPLASSLAVLTDDEKELGVVLVDIGGGTTDIAIYCQGSIRHTAVIPIAGDQVTNDIAMALRTPTIDAEDLKIAHGIARQEMADPTTMIDVPGVGDREPRPMSKQALAAVIEPRVEELFTLVRGVVRDSGYEDMVSSGIVLTGGTSLMPGMVELAEQVFLRPARIGVPEYRGHLHEVLRSPRFATSIGLLMEGQAQLLRGRRVSQSGALQGVISRMKEWFAGNF, from the coding sequence ATGAGTAAAGACAATCGTGACCTATTGGTCGGTTTAGATATTGGAACCTCTAAGGTCGTTGCCTTGGTTGCCGAATTGGCTCCTGATGGCCAATTTAATGTGGTGGGCGTTGGTCAAACCGCATCTAAGGGTTTGAAGAAGGGTGTTGTAGTCAATATTGAAGCAACTGTTCAATCGATTCAGAAGGCGCTAGAAGAAGCTGAAATCATGGCAGATCGCCAGATTATGCAAGTCTTTACTGGCATTGCTGGTAATCACATTGTGAGCTTTAACTCGAGCGGAATGGTCGCTATTCGTGATAAAGAAGTCAGCGCTGGGGATGTAGAGCGCGTACTTGAAACTGCTAAAGCCATCAATATTCCAACTGACCAACAAATTCTGCATATCTTGGTTCAAGAATTCATCATCGACGGGCAAGAAGATGTGCGTGAGCCTATTGGTATGAGTGGTTTGCGCTTAGAGGTAAAGGTGCATATTGTCACGGGAGCTGTCAGTGCTGCGCAAAATATTGTGAAGTGTGTACGTCGCTGTGGACTAGAGGTGAATGATCTTATTTTGCAACCGCTGGCTTCTAGCTTGGCAGTATTGACTGATGATGAAAAAGAACTAGGTGTTGTTCTGGTAGATATTGGTGGTGGTACTACAGATATCGCAATTTATTGCCAGGGATCTATTCGCCACACCGCAGTGATTCCAATTGCGGGCGATCAAGTTACCAATGACATTGCTATGGCATTGCGCACCCCAACCATTGATGCAGAAGATTTAAAGATTGCACATGGTATTGCGCGTCAGGAAATGGCTGATCCAACAACCATGATTGATGTGCCGGGTGTGGGTGATCGTGAGCCACGTCCAATGTCTAAACAAGCGCTAGCTGCAGTGATTGAGCCACGTGTAGAAGAGCTGTTTACTTTAGTTAGAGGGGTTGTTCGTGATTCAGGATACGAAGACATGGTCTCTTCTGGAATCGTGCTGACTGGCGGCACTTCTTTAATGCCGGGCATGGTGGAGTTGGCAGAACAAGTCTTCTTAAGGCCTGCCCGGATTGGTGTGCCTGAATACCGTGGACATTTACATGAAGTTTTGCGTAGCCCGCGATTTGCTACCAGTATCGGTTTGTTAATGGAGGGCCAGGCACAGTTATTGCGTGGTCGCCGAGTATCTCAGTCAGGCGCATTGCAGGGTGTTATCTCGCGCATGAAGGAATGGTTTGCAGGAAATTTTTAA